Proteins encoded together in one Alkalihalobacillus sp. TS-13 window:
- a CDS encoding ABC transporter substrate-binding protein: MKKGFLWALAIIMIMSVALAGCNSDSGSDGDGGSGDSEKEQTLIFGRGGDSVGLDPATVTDGESFKVIKNVYDTLVEYGEQDTEVHPALAEEWDVSEDGKTYTFKLREGVKFHNGDDFNAEAVVKNFERWMNSGDAGKFAYYASMFGGFKGDEGHVIESVEAKDEHTVVFTLKRPQAPFLKNLAMTPFSIGAPSEFDNLETQPVGTGPFKFVDWKRNDRITIEKNEDYFKEGLPKLDKVIFRAIPDNSNRLNALKTGEVHLIDGVNPSDVAEIEQAEELKPFFRPSMNVGYLGFNTEMEPFNNKKVRQALNHAVDKDALIKAFYEGQAEPAKNPLPPVINGYNDEIDPYPFDLEKAKELLAEAGYEDGFKTELWAMPVPRPYMPDGKKAAEAIAANFAKIGVEAEIVSFEWGTYLEKTQKGEAPMFLLGWTGDNGDADNFLYTLLDKDTIGSNNYSRFANDELHDILIEAQSTPDEDKRAELYKEAQVILHEEAPWVPLVHSEPALAGLKNVEGFKPHPTGSDKLTNVSLSE, encoded by the coding sequence ATGAAGAAAGGTTTTCTATGGGCGCTAGCCATTATTATGATCATGTCAGTGGCCCTGGCAGGATGTAACTCTGACTCTGGATCCGATGGTGACGGTGGAAGTGGAGACAGCGAGAAAGAACAAACTTTGATTTTCGGCCGTGGTGGTGATTCTGTAGGATTAGACCCTGCGACTGTAACGGATGGAGAATCATTCAAAGTTATCAAAAACGTTTATGACACATTAGTAGAATATGGAGAGCAAGACACAGAAGTACACCCTGCACTAGCTGAAGAGTGGGATGTTTCTGAGGATGGTAAGACTTATACGTTCAAACTCCGTGAAGGAGTAAAGTTCCACAATGGTGATGATTTCAATGCAGAAGCAGTAGTGAAAAACTTCGAGCGTTGGATGAACAGTGGGGATGCAGGTAAATTTGCTTACTATGCATCTATGTTTGGTGGATTTAAAGGTGATGAAGGACACGTTATCGAAAGTGTAGAAGCAAAAGACGAGCATACGGTTGTATTCACGTTGAAACGTCCTCAAGCACCATTCTTGAAAAACTTGGCTATGACACCGTTTTCAATCGGTGCGCCTAGTGAATTCGACAACCTTGAAACACAACCAGTCGGTACTGGACCTTTCAAATTTGTCGATTGGAAGCGTAATGACCGTATTACAATAGAAAAGAATGAAGACTACTTTAAAGAAGGACTTCCAAAGCTTGATAAAGTCATTTTCCGTGCAATTCCAGATAACTCAAACCGTCTGAATGCATTGAAGACTGGTGAAGTTCACTTGATCGATGGTGTCAATCCAAGTGACGTTGCTGAAATTGAACAGGCAGAAGAATTGAAGCCATTCTTCCGTCCATCAATGAACGTTGGATACCTAGGATTCAACACTGAAATGGAACCATTCAATAATAAGAAAGTACGTCAAGCATTGAATCATGCAGTAGATAAGGATGCATTGATCAAGGCTTTCTATGAAGGACAAGCTGAGCCAGCTAAGAACCCGCTGCCTCCTGTAATCAATGGATATAATGATGAAATTGATCCTTATCCATTCGATCTTGAAAAGGCAAAAGAATTACTAGCTGAAGCTGGATATGAAGATGGATTCAAAACTGAATTATGGGCTATGCCTGTACCACGTCCTTATATGCCAGATGGAAAGAAAGCTGCTGAAGCAATCGCGGCAAACTTTGCAAAAATCGGTGTAGAAGCTGAAATCGTATCATTCGAGTGGGGTACTTACCTTGAAAAGACTCAAAAAGGTGAAGCTCCAATGTTCCTACTAGGATGGACTGGGGACAACGGTGACGCAGATAACTTCCTTTACACGTTACTGGATAAAGATACGATCGGTTCTAACAACTACTCTCGTTTTGCAAACGATGAGTTGCACGATATCTTGATCGAAGCACAATCAACACCTGACGAAGATAAGCGTGCAGAACTTTATAAAGAAGCACAAGTCATCCTTCATGAAGAGGCTCCATGGGTACCGCTTGTACACTCTGAGCCAGCACTAGCAGGACTTAAAAATGTAGAAGGATTCAAGCCACATCCAACTGGTTCTGACAAGTTAACAAACGTTTCTTTAAGCGAATAA
- a CDS encoding ABC transporter ATP-binding protein, whose product MSQPLLEVNNLKKHFPITGGVFGKQIGSVKAVDGVSFSVNEGETLGLVGESGCGKSTTGRMLLKLLEPTEGEVRFNGKELTKLSNGEMRKIRRDMQMVFQDPYASLNPRHTVEKIIEEPMIVHGIEKDSKKRKKRVVELLETVGLSGYHAKRYPHQFSGGQRQRIGIARALAVKPKLIIADEPVSALDVSVQAQVLNLLQDLQKEFDLTYVFIAHDLGVVRHISDRVGVMYLGKIAELADSEKLYEKPLHPYTQALLSAVPIPDVDHEKDQVMLQGDVPSPSNPPSGCPFHTRCPKVMDVCKKVVPTFQEVEENHYVACHLYEEDKSI is encoded by the coding sequence ATGTCACAGCCATTATTAGAAGTAAATAACTTGAAAAAGCATTTTCCGATCACCGGTGGTGTGTTCGGGAAACAAATCGGATCAGTTAAAGCAGTCGACGGAGTCTCTTTCTCAGTCAATGAAGGAGAAACGCTTGGACTAGTAGGTGAAAGCGGATGTGGTAAATCCACAACCGGAAGAATGCTTTTGAAGCTTTTAGAACCGACAGAAGGTGAAGTTCGTTTCAATGGAAAAGAACTGACGAAACTTTCGAATGGAGAAATGCGTAAGATCCGCAGAGATATGCAAATGGTCTTCCAGGATCCATATGCATCACTCAACCCAAGGCATACAGTCGAAAAAATCATCGAAGAACCTATGATTGTCCATGGTATTGAAAAGGACAGCAAAAAACGGAAAAAGCGAGTTGTCGAATTACTGGAAACGGTTGGATTGAGCGGTTACCACGCAAAACGATACCCTCACCAATTCAGTGGAGGTCAGCGTCAACGGATCGGAATTGCTCGAGCACTTGCCGTAAAACCGAAATTGATCATTGCAGACGAGCCTGTATCAGCGCTGGATGTATCTGTCCAAGCCCAAGTACTCAATCTGCTTCAAGATTTACAGAAAGAATTTGACCTGACCTATGTTTTCATTGCCCATGACCTAGGGGTCGTACGTCACATCAGTGACCGAGTGGGAGTGATGTACTTAGGTAAAATCGCTGAACTGGCAGATAGTGAGAAATTGTATGAAAAACCATTGCATCCTTATACGCAGGCATTATTGTCAGCGGTTCCAATACCGGATGTCGATCATGAAAAAGATCAGGTCATGCTGCAGGGAGATGTGCCTAGTCCATCCAACCCGCCATCCGGGTGTCCGTTCCACACAAGATGTCCTAAAGTGATGGATGTATGCAAAAAGGTTGTTCCAACGTTCCAAGAGGTTGAAGAAAATCATTATGTAGCTTGTCACCTCTATGAGGAAGACAAGTCCATATAA